The following proteins are encoded in a genomic region of Flammeovirga agarivorans:
- a CDS encoding cupin domain-containing protein: MEKIQSQAFFVSSENEWEELGNGIKRQIIGYDNQLMAVKVLFEKGAVGTPHEHFHSQVTYCVSGSFKMRIGDQEKVINAGDAFYCEPHVEHEALCLEDGMLIDTFGPARMDFLDGSKPAYLVGK; encoded by the coding sequence ATGGAAAAAATACAAAGTCAAGCATTTTTTGTGTCATCAGAAAATGAATGGGAAGAGTTAGGAAATGGAATTAAGCGTCAGATTATTGGTTATGACAATCAATTAATGGCAGTTAAAGTTCTTTTTGAAAAAGGTGCAGTGGGTACACCACATGAGCACTTTCATTCACAAGTAACATATTGCGTATCAGGTTCTTTTAAAATGAGAATTGGTGATCAGGAAAAAGTAATTAATGCAGGAGATGCATTTTACTGTGAGCCACATGTAGAACATGAAGCTTTATGTCTAGAAGATGGTATGTTGATCGATACTTTCGGTCCGGCAAGAATGGATTTCTTAGACGGTTCAAAGCCAGCATACCTTGTAGGTAAATAA
- a CDS encoding acyltransferase family protein produces MIKSTNKHFEILDGLRGVAAIIVVLFHILEAFALGNRPDQIINHGYLAVDFFFVLSGFVIGYAYDNRWDKMTLTEFFKRRIIRLQPMVIIGSIIGAVTLYAQASPELFPLINDAPIWKVLVVMVIGFTMIPVGQSMDVRGWQEMYPLNGPGWTLFFEYIAYTVYAFILRKLPNIILIILAVIAGALLMHYAVTGERGDMAGGWALNETELKIGFIRLTYPFLSGLLLSRLMKPTHIKNAFLWCSLIMTVVLSVPRIGGEQIWMNGLYEGLVILIIFPLIVYIGANGEIKSNKTKKVAKFLGDISYPIYITHYPLIYLYTAWVFDEVLKGKASYEMAFVYGALTFILSILIAWVAVKFYDEPLRKWWSSKWLKRS; encoded by the coding sequence ATGATTAAATCTACTAACAAACATTTCGAGATTTTGGACGGTCTCAGAGGTGTAGCAGCAATTATTGTCGTTCTATTTCACATACTGGAAGCATTTGCATTAGGAAACAGACCAGATCAAATAATTAATCATGGTTATTTGGCAGTAGACTTCTTCTTTGTTTTATCAGGTTTTGTGATTGGTTATGCTTACGACAACCGTTGGGATAAAATGACCCTAACAGAATTCTTCAAAAGGAGAATCATCCGATTACAACCCATGGTGATTATCGGTTCTATTATTGGAGCAGTAACACTTTATGCACAAGCATCTCCAGAACTATTTCCATTAATTAACGATGCTCCAATATGGAAAGTATTGGTAGTAATGGTCATTGGGTTTACAATGATTCCTGTAGGTCAATCTATGGATGTTAGAGGTTGGCAAGAGATGTATCCTTTAAATGGACCGGGCTGGACTTTATTCTTCGAATACATTGCCTATACGGTGTATGCTTTTATTCTTAGAAAATTACCGAACATCATATTAATTATTTTGGCAGTTATCGCAGGTGCTTTATTAATGCATTATGCTGTAACAGGAGAAAGAGGCGATATGGCTGGGGGCTGGGCTCTCAATGAAACAGAATTGAAAATTGGTTTTATCCGATTAACATATCCGTTTTTAAGTGGTTTATTATTGTCTAGACTGATGAAACCAACCCATATTAAAAATGCATTTTTATGGTGTAGTTTAATTATGACTGTAGTACTGTCTGTTCCTAGAATTGGAGGAGAACAAATATGGATGAATGGTTTATATGAGGGTTTAGTGATTTTAATAATCTTTCCTCTTATTGTTTACATAGGAGCAAATGGAGAAATTAAGAGCAATAAAACAAAGAAGGTAGCGAAGTTCCTAGGGGATATATCTTATCCTATTTACATCACTCACTATCCTCTAATCTATTTATATACAGCTTGGGTATTCGATGAAGTATTAAAAGGAAAAGCATCTTACGAAATGGCTTTTGTATACGGTGCATTGACATTTATACTTTCGATACTTATCGCTTGGGTAGCTGTGAAGTTCTATGATGAACCACTTAGAAAATGGTGGTCTTCTAAGTGGTTAAAGAGATCATAA
- a CDS encoding polysaccharide lyase 6 family protein produces MKNYTITIFCIAVLTTLGAMSFDTLKENKVTTIDELEQQINNADPGDTIIMASQVWKDVKIKFKGKGTADQPIVLTVEKRGETILAGNSSLEIGGEHLVVDGLVFREGYAKGRVAIKFKIKDQVAKYCRMTNVVVDHYNPADRFEKTSWVEVYGKENEIDHCYFGGKLNAGVLMAVKLNNLESRENKHHIHHNHFGYRPKLGSNGGETLRVGVSTYCNESSQTIIENNLFDRCSGEVEVVSIKSSENIIKDNLFVACDGVLALRHGDRNVVSGNYFLGEDSKNAGGVRVINGGHTIKNNYFQDLKGKRFFGALPVMNGVPNSLPNRYIRAHNVNIEDNYFFNCDHIELCVGSDRERTQTPDHITIQNNTFYYTDKKEVFTVLDDISGFTFKNNKYKNDGSPLKYNKGMKPLKESFTKNEAGLYESKSFQPKVPVTKEVCGPSWYQASNTVKALSKEHYKVEDYTSLVEAVEKAQNGAVIEITSEKIVFEDAIHLKVELAIINKSENRVKLYYENNPKQKSFFVIENGGSLTIEGLDLNGRSQVGIAKAGISTSKSPMIQHYNLVIDNCSFHHFEASDYCVFRAYTSTFADQIVIKNSEFYNISGVALNINGQAENKGRYSAEEVIIDNCKFENVMTGAMEITRLGNDESTTGPYVSLTNCDFIDVGNKELGSAVLLWGVQKLNVDQLFFFNSGRSGRTIRFEDPNWAVANINNILSIESGRFESYYPRLGENITTVSSEMSKEQALSKKKSMQIGFQESTKKGS; encoded by the coding sequence ATGAAAAATTATACTATCACAATTTTTTGCATAGCAGTACTAACAACTCTTGGAGCGATGTCTTTTGACACACTCAAAGAGAACAAAGTGACGACTATTGATGAACTGGAACAACAAATTAATAATGCTGATCCAGGGGATACCATCATTATGGCCTCACAAGTATGGAAGGATGTGAAGATAAAATTTAAAGGTAAGGGTACAGCAGACCAACCTATTGTTTTGACTGTTGAAAAAAGAGGAGAAACAATTCTTGCAGGTAATTCATCTTTAGAGATTGGAGGTGAACACTTGGTGGTAGATGGTTTAGTATTCAGAGAAGGATATGCTAAAGGTAGAGTGGCGATAAAATTTAAAATAAAAGATCAAGTGGCAAAATATTGCCGTATGACCAATGTCGTTGTGGATCATTATAATCCTGCAGATCGTTTCGAAAAAACATCTTGGGTTGAAGTGTATGGTAAAGAAAACGAAATCGATCATTGCTACTTTGGAGGGAAGTTGAATGCAGGTGTACTTATGGCAGTTAAGTTAAACAACTTAGAGTCAAGAGAAAATAAACACCACATTCATCATAATCATTTTGGTTACCGTCCAAAGTTAGGTTCGAATGGAGGAGAGACATTAAGAGTAGGTGTTTCCACTTATTGTAATGAGTCATCACAAACGATTATAGAAAACAACTTGTTTGACAGATGCTCAGGAGAGGTAGAAGTGGTTTCCATAAAATCTTCAGAAAATATCATAAAAGATAATTTATTTGTGGCTTGTGATGGTGTGTTAGCATTAAGACATGGCGATAGAAATGTCGTATCGGGTAATTATTTCTTAGGAGAGGATTCTAAGAATGCAGGTGGAGTAAGAGTAATTAATGGTGGACATACAATTAAGAACAATTACTTCCAAGATTTAAAAGGAAAGAGATTTTTCGGAGCTCTACCGGTAATGAATGGAGTTCCGAACTCTTTACCTAATAGATATATCAGAGCACATAATGTAAATATTGAAGACAACTACTTTTTTAATTGTGACCATATAGAGTTGTGTGTTGGATCAGATAGAGAAAGAACACAAACACCAGATCATATCACTATTCAGAACAATACTTTCTACTATACTGATAAGAAAGAAGTATTTACAGTATTGGATGATATTTCGGGTTTTACTTTTAAAAACAACAAATATAAAAATGATGGCTCTCCTCTTAAATACAACAAAGGAATGAAGCCATTGAAGGAAAGTTTTACAAAAAATGAAGCAGGTCTTTATGAGAGTAAATCATTCCAACCAAAAGTTCCAGTAACAAAAGAGGTGTGTGGACCGAGTTGGTATCAAGCATCTAACACTGTGAAAGCATTAAGTAAAGAACACTATAAAGTAGAGGATTATACTTCATTAGTAGAAGCAGTGGAAAAAGCACAGAATGGAGCAGTAATAGAAATAACATCAGAAAAGATAGTTTTTGAAGATGCTATTCATCTAAAAGTTGAGTTAGCCATAATAAACAAATCAGAAAATAGGGTAAAGCTTTATTATGAGAATAACCCTAAGCAGAAATCATTTTTTGTGATTGAAAACGGTGGAAGCTTGACAATTGAAGGTTTAGATTTGAATGGTAGATCTCAAGTTGGCATTGCAAAAGCTGGGATATCAACATCAAAATCACCAATGATCCAACATTATAATTTAGTGATTGATAACTGTTCCTTCCATCACTTTGAAGCTTCTGATTATTGTGTTTTTAGAGCTTACACAAGCACTTTTGCGGATCAAATTGTAATCAAGAATTCAGAGTTTTACAATATATCAGGTGTTGCATTAAATATTAATGGACAAGCTGAAAACAAGGGTAGATATAGTGCAGAGGAGGTAATTATTGATAATTGTAAGTTTGAAAATGTGATGACCGGAGCAATGGAAATCACAAGATTAGGGAACGATGAGTCGACAACAGGTCCTTATGTTTCACTAACAAATTGCGATTTTATCGATGTTGGAAATAAAGAATTAGGAAGTGCAGTGTTGTTGTGGGGAGTACAGAAATTAAATGTAGATCAACTGTTTTTCTTTAATTCTGGTAGATCAGGTAGAACAATACGCTTTGAAGACCCTAATTGGGCAGTAGCAAATATCAATAATATCTTAAGTATTGAATCGGGAAGGTTCGAATCTTATTACCCAAGATTGGGAGAAAATATAACAACAGTTTCTTCTGAAATGTCGAAAGAACAGGCTTTATCCAAGAAGAAATCGATGCAAATAGGGTTTCAAGAATCTACGAAAAAAGGATCTTAA
- a CDS encoding helix-turn-helix domain-containing protein, translating to MKELLQYWNINLHGEIQDNILKFDNHVGKGLVDYYQFNENFKMVRVDAILYQKLEGSPYVYDDEEEFITIIFGDASSILFGGKINIPLNGALFSNKKRNVTWELAIDQPLQLVILRVKFDYFYKMIGKSQKLAKYIQSDKEYIVFEEMSLAIKGGFYKLLDIKTSDYLDELLFSCTYYLFHLLIDQLSKKDTSSEHHETRIHFHGLIQVRAMILENIGPPIEVDRLAKLAGLSSSGLRIQFKKTFGQPIYQFQQQVRLDQAKDLLIEGKKTVSMISVDLGFSNMSHFASVFKKAFGITPKQYQKKQKEELENP from the coding sequence TTGAAGGAACTTTTACAATATTGGAATATCAATTTACATGGAGAGATTCAGGATAACATTCTGAAGTTTGATAATCATGTCGGAAAAGGACTTGTCGATTATTACCAGTTTAATGAAAATTTCAAGATGGTAAGAGTGGATGCCATTTTATATCAAAAATTAGAGGGAAGCCCATATGTGTATGATGATGAAGAAGAGTTCATCACAATCATATTCGGAGATGCTTCATCTATTCTTTTCGGAGGCAAAATTAATATTCCATTGAATGGAGCATTGTTCTCGAATAAAAAAAGAAACGTCACTTGGGAGTTAGCTATCGATCAACCCTTACAACTCGTGATTTTAAGAGTAAAGTTCGACTACTTTTATAAGATGATCGGGAAATCCCAAAAACTTGCTAAGTATATCCAGTCTGATAAAGAATATATAGTCTTTGAAGAAATGAGCTTAGCGATCAAAGGCGGGTTCTATAAATTATTGGATATAAAAACTTCAGATTATTTAGACGAGTTATTGTTTTCTTGTACCTATTATTTATTCCATTTATTAATCGATCAATTATCGAAAAAAGATACTTCGAGTGAACATCACGAAACTAGAATTCACTTTCATGGGTTGATACAAGTAAGGGCGATGATATTAGAAAATATAGGTCCTCCAATTGAGGTTGATCGTCTTGCCAAGTTAGCAGGGTTAAGTAGTAGTGGATTGAGGATTCAGTTCAAAAAAACTTTTGGCCAACCAATTTACCAATTTCAGCAACAAGTGAGGTTGGATCAAGCAAAGGACCTTTTAATAGAAGGGAAAAAGACAGTGAGTATGATCTCTGTAGATCTAGGTTTTTCAAATATGAGTCATTTTGCGTCTGTTTTTAAAAAAGCTTTCGGCATTACACCTAAACAGTATCAGAAAAAACAAAAAGAGGAGCTTGAAAACCCTTAA
- a CDS encoding polysaccharide lyase family 7 protein: MKYFLLLFLLWQSQVFAQKPVLILNSGFEDGLKNWEVKGKVQKSQDTQQGVGAAKLAEKGATISQFIRVTPKTDYKLTVSVKGKATVFVSVKGKKTEVTTNNKKYASTEITFNSGKAKNIIIGAEYLSEQSRLDDFKIIATSTSEESQTFNPIIVVNSGFESKFNFWESTGEVSASNVVNSGVKSAKMDGKAELRQKVKIYPSQTYRLDVAVKGRGQIFAEVKGEEVTKDFDTKEFEVVSLEFSASAKGKYVTIGGRYTEKQVRFDDFKVTLLNQEIDPNHQFPSDVIPSLTDWKVTLPIDGQGRDNQKQFDVETRVKNPLEIADGAIVDFEYKPYFYAKNGEVYFRAHCAGVTTKGSKYPRSELRQRSGYGNLYWSMDLPQYLETELRVTSVPVYKPEVCITQIHGPDDEPLRVQYHTRKGVYIVWNENNKDYDNAVPYKLGEQLKITVSVDKGYITCHIQNLDQNKEYKKIWKSMDKTGYFKVGCYTQASKFQSQIKSGARDEPKNSYGEVAVKSIVLKTTYSPSK, translated from the coding sequence ATGAAATATTTTTTATTGTTATTCTTGTTATGGCAATCACAAGTATTTGCTCAAAAACCGGTTCTAATTCTCAATAGTGGATTTGAAGACGGTTTAAAGAATTGGGAAGTAAAAGGAAAAGTTCAGAAGTCTCAGGACACTCAACAAGGAGTTGGAGCAGCCAAACTAGCAGAAAAAGGAGCAACAATCTCTCAATTTATAAGAGTTACACCAAAGACAGACTATAAACTGACTGTCAGTGTTAAAGGAAAAGCAACCGTTTTTGTTTCCGTAAAAGGGAAAAAAACAGAGGTGACAACAAACAACAAAAAATACGCAAGCACTGAGATTACATTTAATTCTGGTAAAGCAAAAAATATAATCATTGGTGCAGAATATCTTTCTGAACAATCTAGGCTAGATGATTTCAAAATAATAGCGACATCTACTTCAGAGGAATCTCAAACTTTTAATCCAATTATCGTTGTCAATAGTGGTTTCGAAAGTAAGTTTAACTTCTGGGAATCTACAGGAGAAGTTTCTGCTTCGAATGTTGTCAACAGTGGAGTGAAATCTGCTAAAATGGATGGAAAAGCTGAGTTGAGACAGAAAGTAAAAATTTACCCATCGCAAACGTATCGTTTGGATGTAGCTGTAAAAGGTAGAGGACAGATCTTTGCTGAAGTGAAAGGTGAAGAAGTAACCAAGGATTTTGATACGAAAGAGTTTGAGGTCGTTTCTTTAGAATTTTCAGCTTCAGCAAAAGGAAAATATGTGACTATTGGAGGTAGGTATACTGAAAAACAAGTGAGATTCGATGATTTTAAAGTAACGTTATTGAATCAGGAAATCGATCCCAACCATCAGTTTCCATCAGATGTAATTCCATCTTTAACAGACTGGAAAGTGACATTACCTATCGATGGACAAGGAAGGGATAATCAAAAACAGTTTGATGTAGAAACAAGAGTTAAAAATCCTTTGGAGATCGCCGATGGTGCCATTGTAGACTTTGAATACAAGCCCTACTTTTATGCTAAAAATGGAGAAGTATACTTCAGAGCACATTGTGCAGGGGTAACAACAAAAGGATCAAAATATCCACGTTCAGAACTAAGACAACGTTCTGGATATGGTAACTTGTATTGGTCTATGGATCTTCCGCAATACCTAGAGACAGAATTACGAGTTACATCTGTTCCAGTATATAAACCAGAAGTTTGTATCACTCAAATTCATGGTCCAGATGATGAGCCATTAAGAGTACAATACCATACTAGAAAAGGTGTTTATATTGTTTGGAATGAAAACAATAAAGATTACGACAATGCTGTACCTTACAAGTTAGGGGAGCAATTAAAAATAACTGTATCAGTAGATAAGGGATACATTACTTGCCATATTCAAAACTTGGATCAGAATAAAGAATACAAGAAAATATGGAAGTCTATGGATAAGACGGGATACTTTAAAGTAGGTTGCTATACCCAAGCCTCAAAGTTCCAAAGTCAAATCAAGAGTGGAGCAAGAGACGAACCGAAAAATTCGTACGGTGAAGTAGCCGTTAAGTCTATTGTGTTAAAAACCACTTATTCACCCAGCAAATAA
- a CDS encoding DUF2071 domain-containing protein, with product MISAKTLQERITQRPSKSGIDVNTILEHFAIISYKVPIRKIEHLIPKPFKLWSFKDEAGDEFALVSVVPFKDVDFHFCQLFPFLKFNFFQTNFRTYVIDERDGSYAAWFFGTTLGSVTHILPKYFWNMPWEYGKYSLSFEMEGDRYRKYQVDFSSSFGKGQIDLIGTTKEMTLLEGFKDLDEQYLILTHPVKGYYNLPKQEIGTYEIWHPKFSLYQAKPQNLYFGFLEKLVFLSQKDMNNPHSVLITNQIEFDIFLPPIKLKIY from the coding sequence ATGATATCAGCCAAGACACTCCAAGAACGAATTACTCAGAGACCATCCAAAAGCGGTATTGATGTGAACACAATACTTGAACATTTTGCAATCATCAGTTATAAAGTTCCTATCAGAAAGATTGAACACTTGATTCCAAAGCCATTTAAACTATGGAGTTTTAAAGATGAAGCGGGCGATGAATTTGCTTTGGTAAGTGTAGTTCCTTTCAAAGATGTAGATTTTCATTTTTGTCAACTGTTCCCTTTTTTAAAGTTTAATTTTTTTCAAACCAATTTCAGAACTTATGTGATAGATGAACGAGATGGATCTTATGCGGCGTGGTTTTTTGGAACAACTTTAGGCTCTGTGACACATATACTACCCAAATATTTTTGGAATATGCCTTGGGAGTATGGTAAGTATTCATTAAGTTTTGAAATGGAAGGTGACCGTTACAGAAAGTATCAAGTTGATTTTTCTTCCTCTTTTGGAAAAGGACAAATAGATCTCATTGGAACTACAAAAGAGATGACTTTATTAGAAGGTTTTAAAGACCTCGATGAACAATATTTAATTCTAACTCACCCCGTAAAAGGTTATTACAACTTACCAAAACAGGAGATTGGTACGTATGAGATATGGCATCCAAAGTTTTCATTATATCAGGCAAAACCTCAAAATTTGTACTTTGGATTTCTCGAGAAATTGGTTTTTTTATCACAAAAAGATATGAACAACCCACACTCAGTACTGATTACAAACCAAATTGAATTTGACATTTTCTTACCACCTATTAAATTAAAAATATACTAA
- a CDS encoding helix-turn-helix domain-containing protein has product MKTIYGKDRPKIPYIDFIQQKLGGEKVSDIELRIDNELSTAKFIVVETDQYRITGFEYTAKEDTQFQIVHDPKYDYTLSIFARDVIYYKEEEEREISVPNGFIFAKGTQKMAINFKKGVTKTQMVYAFNKGNISEYLLQVIDTLDHFFYHSGNENITAWKSSFTQELRNNIHEQFRKEFVTHKLMELKVILHNTLYQFNEKSDDVLFTDFEINAAFSIRNDINKDFTQRPNIKKLALTYGINHTKLGKIFKELFGKTIYKYFKDERLFKVKELITNTNKTFTEIAYEYAFTDVNHFSKSIVDEFGMTPSAMRKEGK; this is encoded by the coding sequence ATGAAAACTATTTATGGTAAAGACCGCCCGAAGATTCCATACATTGACTTTATACAACAAAAATTAGGCGGTGAAAAAGTATCTGATATTGAACTGCGTATTGATAATGAATTATCTACTGCAAAATTTATCGTTGTTGAGACAGACCAATATCGAATTACAGGCTTTGAATATACAGCAAAAGAAGATACACAATTTCAAATTGTACATGACCCCAAATACGATTACACACTAAGTATTTTCGCGAGAGATGTTATTTACTATAAAGAAGAGGAAGAGAGAGAAATTAGTGTCCCCAATGGGTTTATCTTTGCAAAAGGAACACAGAAGATGGCCATCAACTTTAAGAAAGGAGTAACAAAGACCCAAATGGTCTATGCATTTAACAAAGGAAATATCTCTGAGTATTTACTACAAGTGATTGATACTTTAGACCATTTCTTTTACCACTCTGGAAATGAAAATATCACTGCATGGAAGAGTTCCTTTACACAAGAACTACGCAATAATATCCATGAACAATTCAGAAAAGAATTTGTGACACATAAGTTGATGGAGTTGAAAGTGATTCTTCACAATACATTGTACCAATTTAATGAAAAGAGTGATGATGTTCTGTTTACGGACTTCGAGATAAATGCCGCTTTTTCTATCAGAAACGATATTAATAAAGATTTTACACAACGCCCTAATATCAAAAAATTAGCGTTAACATATGGAATCAACCATACTAAACTAGGAAAGATATTTAAGGAACTTTTTGGTAAAACGATCTACAAATATTTTAAAGATGAAAGACTCTTTAAGGTAAAAGAGTTAATTACTAACACCAATAAAACATTTACTGAAATTGCTTACGAATATGCTTTTACAGACGTGAATCATTTCTCTAAATCCATTGTCGATGAATTTGGTATGACTCCAAGTGCTATGAGAAAAGAAGGAAAATAA
- a CDS encoding cold-shock protein, producing MAKSQQAFNKLEKEKKKQKKRQEKLAKKEAQKKNKGSGDLESMMAYVDEYGNIVDTPPDPTEKKEEIKLEDIQISVSRNNEAPSKKKGRVDFYNTEKKFGFIIEKERRERLFFHINDVDPNFDIKDKDFVEFNVIDTPKGKSCVDITKS from the coding sequence ATGGCAAAATCGCAACAAGCATTTAATAAATTAGAGAAAGAGAAAAAAAAGCAGAAGAAAAGACAAGAAAAGCTAGCCAAAAAAGAAGCCCAAAAAAAGAACAAAGGTAGTGGAGATTTGGAAAGCATGATGGCCTATGTTGATGAATATGGCAATATTGTTGATACTCCACCAGATCCGACAGAAAAGAAAGAAGAAATAAAACTGGAGGATATTCAAATTTCAGTATCTAGAAACAATGAGGCTCCTAGTAAGAAAAAAGGAAGAGTAGATTTCTACAATACTGAAAAGAAATTTGGTTTTATCATTGAAAAAGAAAGAAGAGAAAGGTTATTCTTCCACATCAATGATGTAGATCCAAACTTTGATATTAAAGATAAAGATTTTGTTGAATTCAACGTTATTGATACTCCTAAAGGAAAATCATGTGTTGATATTACCAAGTCATAA
- a CDS encoding SDR family NAD(P)-dependent oxidoreductase: MDLSGKVAIITGGVRDIGRCISLAMADAGANLVINYYDAEENAEENALETARMAQAKGVKVVTVAGDLMKQEDVDNVVQTALDTFDGQIDILVNVAGGIVGRKKIEEQDENWYNLLMDLNMKTVWSMTRAVRPHLKEGASIVNFASQAGRDGAGAGASLYGASKAAVMGFSRAMAKELGPHGIRCNAICPGMIATKFHDDHTPDQARVNVANATALRREGNAEEVADLVVYLASGKSSFISGNNIDINGGLAFS, from the coding sequence ATGGATTTATCAGGAAAAGTGGCCATCATTACAGGTGGTGTGCGTGACATAGGACGTTGCATTTCTTTAGCGATGGCAGATGCTGGAGCGAACTTAGTAATTAACTACTATGATGCAGAGGAAAATGCAGAAGAAAATGCATTAGAAACAGCAAGAATGGCACAGGCAAAAGGAGTTAAAGTAGTAACTGTTGCAGGTGACTTAATGAAACAAGAAGATGTAGACAATGTAGTACAAACTGCGTTAGATACATTTGATGGACAGATAGATATACTGGTAAATGTTGCTGGAGGTATTGTAGGACGTAAGAAAATTGAAGAGCAAGACGAAAACTGGTATAACTTATTGATGGACTTGAACATGAAAACTGTTTGGTCTATGACAAGAGCCGTTCGTCCACATTTAAAAGAAGGTGCTTCTATCGTTAACTTTGCTTCTCAAGCAGGTAGAGATGGAGCAGGAGCAGGAGCTTCATTATATGGTGCATCAAAGGCAGCAGTAATGGGATTCTCAAGAGCAATGGCAAAAGAATTAGGTCCTCATGGTATCCGTTGTAATGCAATTTGCCCAGGTATGATTGCGACAAAATTCCATGATGATCACACACCAGATCAAGCAAGAGTAAATGTAGCAAACGCTACAGCACTTCGTAGAGAAGGAAATGCTGAAGAAGTTGCTGATTTGGTTGTATATTTAGCATCAGGTAAATCGTCATTTATATCAGGAAATAACATTGATATTAATGGAGGTTTAGCATTCTCTTAG